A portion of the Granulosicoccus antarcticus IMCC3135 genome contains these proteins:
- a CDS encoding IclR family transcriptional regulator, producing MKLTESSNQSRGSSSAERTLRLLQYVAERSQSVPLAELSTALDLPKPTAHRMCQMLLELGMLANDVNEKAFLIGPALRRLALDTLTHGTLSALRHTVLDDLVDEVGETCNFTTLSGSSVLYLDRVETRHAWRLTINVGERVPIHCTASGKLFLAFMSSTKRNYLLRNIELRKLTDMTETDPAKLRTMLDAIASDGYSEDRQEFITGLVAIAVPVFDTNNELRAAVAMHAPISRVSSSDALDMLPALKKAAQRLTALL from the coding sequence ATGAAACTCACGGAAAGCTCGAATCAGTCACGCGGAAGCAGCTCTGCAGAGCGCACTCTTCGTTTGCTCCAATACGTGGCAGAGCGCTCTCAGTCGGTGCCACTGGCGGAATTATCCACGGCCCTGGACCTGCCAAAACCGACAGCGCACCGCATGTGTCAGATGCTGCTGGAGCTTGGGATGCTTGCCAATGATGTCAACGAAAAGGCCTTTCTCATTGGTCCTGCCCTGCGACGATTGGCGCTGGATACACTGACCCACGGCACTCTGAGCGCTTTGCGCCATACCGTGCTTGATGACCTGGTGGATGAAGTAGGCGAAACCTGTAACTTCACCACCCTGAGCGGCTCCTCAGTACTTTATCTGGATCGAGTCGAGACTCGCCATGCCTGGCGCTTGACGATCAATGTCGGCGAGCGAGTGCCTATCCATTGCACTGCCAGTGGCAAACTGTTTCTGGCCTTCATGTCCTCGACAAAGAGAAACTACCTGCTCAGAAATATAGAGCTTCGCAAACTGACCGATATGACCGAAACGGATCCTGCCAAATTGCGCACCATGCTCGACGCGATAGCCAGCGACGGGTACTCGGAAGACAGGCAGGAGTTCATCACCGGACTGGTAGCCATTGCAGTACCCGTTTTTGATACCAACAACGAGCTGCGGGCCGCGGTGGCCATGCATGCACCGATCAGCCGTGTCAGCAGTAGCGATGCTCTGGATATGCTGCCCGCCCTGAAAAAAGCGGCTCAGCGACTGACGGCGTTGCTGTAG
- a CDS encoding Rieske (2Fe-2S) protein, with the protein MSDLWDSWSGAPMPGTALCPFVDIPDGGSLCIVHDGFPIVLARKGRSVKAYVNACPHQYLPLNHRGEKLLSADGSILRCSNHGAGFSVINGEGVEGLGIGACLDAVPIIISADNQIVVAEVLGELAAVR; encoded by the coding sequence ATGAGCGATTTATGGGATTCCTGGTCAGGTGCACCGATGCCTGGCACCGCACTTTGTCCATTCGTGGACATTCCCGATGGGGGGAGCTTGTGCATTGTGCACGATGGCTTTCCCATTGTCCTGGCCCGCAAGGGCCGAAGCGTCAAGGCATACGTCAATGCCTGTCCCCATCAGTATCTACCATTGAATCACCGCGGCGAGAAACTGCTGTCTGCTGATGGCTCGATCTTGCGCTGTAGCAATCACGGTGCAGGATTTTCGGTGATCAATGGTGAGGGAGTTGAGGGGTTGGGGATAGGAGCCTGTCTGGATGCTGTGCCCATCATCATCAGCGCCGATAATCAAATCGTTGTTGCCGAGGTTCTTGGCGAACTGGCAGCTGTTCGCTGA